The Candidatus Sulfotelmatobacter sp. sequence GGGCCGCCGAATCCCGGCGAGCCGAAGTCGGTGCGACCCTGCTTCGCCCCCGCCGGCAGCTTCGCTCCGTCACTGGTGCCGGCGCCGGAGTCGAGCGCCGTGCTCGAGGCGGGAATGTCGTACACCACCCAGTGCCACCAGCCCGAACCGGTCGGCGCATCGGGATCGTAGACGGTGATTGCGAAGCTCTTGGTTCCGGCCGGCGCACCACTCCATTTCAGTTCGGGCGAGACGTTTTGCCCGTCGCAGCCCATTCCGTGAAAAACTTGCTGCGCGTCGATCGTCCCGCCCGGCTTGATGACGGGCGACTCGAGCTTGAAGGCGGGCGTTTTCGAGGCTGCAGACGTGACAGCGAACCAAACCAGCGCGGCGATCCACGGCATCCTGCGCATGCAACCTCCGGCGATTCTTGAAATGAGTCGCGGGGTACTCTTTCGAGTTCGAAACTACACCCGGCTCGTGGCCTTTCGCTTCTTCGCCGGGCTCGCCGCCGCGCGTCGCGGCCGCTGCTTCTCCGACACCGAGCGGATAATCAGCCGGTGAGCGCCCTTCGCGTTCATCGGCGTCTTCGCGCGGTCGAGCGCCACCTGGATCAGCGCGCGCACCTCGGGCCTGTCGAGCGTTGTCGCCGATTCGAGTCGGATATTGCGCACCACCCGCCCGCTGCCGCGCAGCAGACCCTTGGGATCCGGCAGCCCCGCCCCCTGCAGAAAGCACAGGTTTACGCCGCGCGCGTGGGCGGCAATCGAGAAGATCGCGTCGGATGGGCGCTCGTTCGGGCCGAAACCGATCACGAAGAAGTTGTAGTTGTCGTAGACCAGCTCGGTCGCGCGCGGCAAGCGTTCCCGCATCTTCTTCCGCGTGGAGCGGATCAGCGCCCCGACTTCGGGCGTGAATTTTGCGATGAATCCGGCCAGCTGCTTCTCGGGCGTTGTCGGCACGGCGCACCTCCGAATGGAGAGGAGCGGTAAGCTATCACTACGAACGCCGGTTCCCTAGCCGGGCGGCCGCCACGTCATGAGCATCGGATCTGTTGCGCGGAGCCGAGTCCGGCGCGGGCGGCGACCTCTCGCCTTCCCTTCATGAGAGCAAAGCCAAGAGCTCGCTCGACCTCGAGCTGATTGTGGTCGCGGCAAAGGCCCTCGAACTCGAGTTGACTGCGCCCGCCGGGCGCGAAACAATCGCGGGCCGCACCCGACCTCTCAGGGAGACTCCTCGCTTGCTCCGCGCATCCCCCACGCTGACCGCGGCTGCCCTGTTCTTCGCCTGCCCCGCCGCAATCGGCCGCGCCGCGGCCGATCAGCCACGGCAGATCGAGCCTCAGATCTGCAACGCCACTTTCTCGGGGACACTCGACACCACCGGCATGCAGCCCAAGGATTTCGCGCTGGTCCGCGACGGCACTACCTGGCACCTGTTCTACACACGCCAGTACATGACCCCGAACTACGACGACAATTCCAACACGCGGGCGATTGGTCACGCGATCTCGAGTGATCGCGCCTTGGGGGCCTGGACGGTGGTGGATCGCGCGGCAATCGCGGCGCGGTCCGGGCACCTCTGGGACAACCTGCACGTGTGGGCGCCGAGCATCGTGCGGCAGAACGGCACCTGGTACATGTTCTACGCTGGCGTCGAGTACGACACCGTGGCCACGCAGCCGCAGCTCGTCACCACTCAGATCCAGCGCATCGGCCTCGCCACCTCCACCGATCTCTACACGTGGAAGCAGGACTTGCAGCCGGTGCTGTTCAACAAGAAGGTCCCCTGGACGTATCAGGATTCGACCGCGATCGGGAATGGCGGTGTCGGCTGGCAGTTCCGCGATCCCGAGGTCGTCCCCGACCCGGATCATCCCGGCGAGTGGTTGATGTACTACGTCACGATCGATTCCATGCTGACCAAGTTCGTGATCGGCGTCGCGACCACCGTGGGCGGCGATCTGCGTCAGTGGCGCAACGTGGTTCCTATCACACGCACTTCGGCCGGGTTCATGAGTGCCGACCGGGACGAGTCGCCGCAGGTATTCCAGCGCGACGGCGCGTGGTGGCTGCTCTACATGTCGAACCACTACGCCTCGAACGACCAGATCACCTTCGTGCTGAGCCATGGCAGCCCCTCAGACTCGGCGGGCTGGAGCTTCCCCGATTCGCTAAAGGCGGTGACCTGCGGCGAGCACAACTATCCCAGCACGCTCAACCTGCTCCACGCGATCGAGCACGTTCAAGCCGGACCGAGTGAAATGCTGGCCGGGTTTTCCACCTGGCCGTCGGGCGCGGGAATCATTCAGTTCGAGCAGCTGCTGCCGCCGAATTCCACCTGCCCGACCGACAGCCTCCGGCTCGGTTGCCCCACGATCGTGACCGGCGTGGCGCCGCCCGCGGCCCCGCTGGCCGAGCCCCTCGCGCTGGCAATCACGGGAGCCAATCCCGCCCGATCGGGAGCGACCTTCCAACTCTCGCTTCGCCGGGCCACGCCGGTTCTCGTCGCGATCTACGACGCAACCGGACGGCGCGTGAAGACGCTGTTCGACGGCGAACTGCCGGCCGGGTCGAGCGCGTTCCGGTGGGACGGGCGCGACCAAGGCGCCGCCCCCGCGCCGAGCGGCGTCTACTTCGCGCGTGCCACGGCGGCCGGTGGCCGGGCGGTCGCGCGCCTGCTGCTGGCGCGCTGAGCGGTTCGCGCGGGCGGCGCGCCCGCGCTATTCTCCGCCGCATGTCGCCACGCAAGAATCCCCACATCCGCGGGCCGCGCATCAGCCCGCCCGCGATCACCGGACGCGAAACCGCCGCCGAGCTCATCGACCATGCGTTCCTCGCCTACAACGGCGCGCGACTGCGCGAGGGGGCGCGGCTGCTCACCGAACGCATGCTGGCCGACGACGTCACGGTCGCGCTCTCGATCACCGGCGCCCTGACGCCCGCCGGGCTCGGCATGAGCGCGCTCATTCCGCTGCTCGAAGCCGGCTTTGTGGACTGGATCGTTTCGACCGGCGCCAATCTCTATCACGACACTCATTTCGGTCTAGGTCTCGACATGCATCAGGGCACCTTCCAGGCCGACGACGTCGAGCTGCGCGCCAAGGAAGTGGTGCGGATTTACGACATATTCTTCGACTACAGCGTGCTGCTCGACACCGACGCCTTCTTCCGCGAGATCATCGCCGCCCCGGAATTCCAGCGCACCATGAGCAGCGCCGAATTCCACTATCTGTGCGGCAAGTACGTGCGGGCGCGCGAGGAGAAGCTCGGCTTGAAGGGCCGCTCGCTGCTGAGCGCCGCCTACCAGTTCGGCGTGCCGATCTACACCAGCTCGCCGGGCGACTCCTCGATCGGCATGAACGTCGCCGCCAAGGCGCTCGAGGGCTCGAAGCTCCTCATCGACGTAAACGCCGACGTCAACGAGACCGCCGCGATCGTCTGGGACTCGAAGGCGCGCGGTGGAAAGAGCGCGGTGTGGATCCTGGGCGGCGGCTCTCCCAAGAATTTTCTGCTCCAGACCGAGCCGCAGATCCAGGAAGTGCTGG is a genomic window containing:
- a CDS encoding YbhB/YbcL family Raf kinase inhibitor-like protein is translated as MRRMPWIAALVWFAVTSAASKTPAFKLESPVIKPGGTIDAQQVFHGMGCDGQNVSPELKWSGAPAGTKSFAITVYDPDAPTGSGWWHWVVYDIPASSTALDSGAGTSDGAKLPAGAKQGRTDFGSPGFGGP
- a CDS encoding FlgD immunoglobulin-like domain containing protein, with amino-acid sequence MLRASPTLTAAALFFACPAAIGRAAADQPRQIEPQICNATFSGTLDTTGMQPKDFALVRDGTTWHLFYTRQYMTPNYDDNSNTRAIGHAISSDRALGAWTVVDRAAIAARSGHLWDNLHVWAPSIVRQNGTWYMFYAGVEYDTVATQPQLVTTQIQRIGLATSTDLYTWKQDLQPVLFNKKVPWTYQDSTAIGNGGVGWQFRDPEVVPDPDHPGEWLMYYVTIDSMLTKFVIGVATTVGGDLRQWRNVVPITRTSAGFMSADRDESPQVFQRDGAWWLLYMSNHYASNDQITFVLSHGSPSDSAGWSFPDSLKAVTCGEHNYPSTLNLLHAIEHVQAGPSEMLAGFSTWPSGAGIIQFEQLLPPNSTCPTDSLRLGCPTIVTGVAPPAAPLAEPLALAITGANPARSGATFQLSLRRATPVLVAIYDATGRRVKTLFDGELPAGSSAFRWDGRDQGAAPAPSGVYFARATAAGGRAVARLLLAR
- the speY gene encoding deoxyhypusine synthase, which encodes MSPRKNPHIRGPRISPPAITGRETAAELIDHAFLAYNGARLREGARLLTERMLADDVTVALSITGALTPAGLGMSALIPLLEAGFVDWIVSTGANLYHDTHFGLGLDMHQGTFQADDVELRAKEVVRIYDIFFDYSVLLDTDAFFREIIAAPEFQRTMSSAEFHYLCGKYVRAREEKLGLKGRSLLSAAYQFGVPIYTSSPGDSSIGMNVAAKALEGSKLLIDVNADVNETAAIVWDSKARGGKSAVWILGGGSPKNFLLQTEPQIQEVLGIAEKGHDYFLAVTDARPDTGGLSGATPAEAVSWGKIDPEQLPGTVICYTDSTIGLPLLTAYALAKHAPRARKRLYDRRGELMERLRKSYYESGRGAAAEAKR